One bacterium genomic window, TTTTCTCACTTTCCTGAATGAGTTGTAAGTTATGTCTTGCCAATGAATTTTCTGGATCAAGCTCAAGAATTCTTTCAAACTCTTTTATTGCCTTATCATTCAAGCCTTTTTCAAAATAAATAACCCCCAATTGACCGTGACCACCAATATTTGTTGGATCTAACATTAATCCATTTCTGCATTCAAAAATAGCCTTATCTAAATCTCCCTGTTTATAAAAAGCATTACTTAAATGAAAAAGGGCTTGAATATAAAAAGCAATGCCAGTATTTATGTAGTCTTTATATTCTTTTTTTACATTTCTTAAATTCCTTAATCCAAATTTTTCTAATATCTCTACTGCCTTCCTTGTCTCATTTATGGCTAAATTATGTCTCTTAAAAAAAGAAAGATACTTTCCTCTGGTGCAAAGAGTATGGGCATAAAGTAAGATTGTTTGAAGCTCACATATATTCTCGAAGGTCATACCTTTTTCTCTCCTAGATTTTATCTTTCTTATCTTAAAGTCTTTATTTTTAAGTATTTCCTCAACCAAAAATTCTGTATCTTTCGTCAATCTCCATAAAATTCCTTCTGGAATTAAAGTATATCCCTTATAGATCTCGCTCACTTTTTCATAATCTCTTACATAGACTGGTCTGTTTCCTAAATTATTTTCTATAATCTGAATTTGAGTAGGAACTGTAAGATTTACATCGGGATATTTTTCTTTAAGCTCCTTTATATAATATTGAAATGGGAGAAACTCTAACTTAATAGTTGCTACATCCTTCCGAAGATTTTCAATATGCTGAAGATACCAAAATAAAAAACCGGGTTGATCAATCTTGTATTCCAAAAAAACCAAAGCCTTTTTCCTTAAAGGTTCTAACATATTTCTTCCATGGTCATAAGCAATATAATAGTTGAAATGGTCAGAGGAATAATATTTGGCTCTACATTGCAAGATAGGAAAAAGTAAGAAAAACCCACACAAGGCAATTTTTAGGACTGGGAAAAATTTAGAAGACAGAAGACAAAGGACAGAAAACAGACAATAGCCAATGAGGATAGCAAAAATCAAGAAAGAGGGAATATAGTAATCCTCAATATTAGAAATGTCATAACGAATAGCCATAAAGAAATTGGTAATTGCCATCAAGCATAAATATACACCAAGCTTTAGCCTTTTGGCAATTAAAAAGATAAGGCCAAGCAAGCCAAGAAAAATAAGGCAAACATTAAATTGATGAGGAAAAAAGCCAAGATGGGTAAGGAGGCGGGATTTAAAGCTTGAGATAAGTTGCCCCAGATAAGGTTGATATGACTTCCCAGTTAAATGCTCAACAAACCTTTGCCAGTTATCGGGACAGCCCCAGTTAAGGGGAGGGTGCATACTTGAACGAATAGGCAGATAAGCCCACAAAGTAAGAGGCAGGATAAAAAGCAAAAGCATCTTTGAGGGAGTAGAAAGTAGGGAGTAGAGAGTAGGAAGTGAAAAGGGTCTAGTTTTAAGTTTTGACTTTTGAGTTTTAAATTTTGAATTTTTTCTATTCTTCCATAAAACAGCCAAAATAAAGAAAATGCTTGCGGGGATAAGATAGATTGTCTGGAAGTGGTGGGTGAAGGATAGGCCTAAGACAAAGCAAAACAAATAAAGAAGTTGGAAGTCTTGAGTCTTGAGTCGAGAGTCTTGCCATTTGAGGAGGATAAAGATAATTAAGGTGGCAAAGAAGGCATTTAGGGTATATTTCTCGGCAATTACCGCCTGTTCCCAGAAGGTTAGAGAGAAGGCAAGGATTAGACT contains:
- a CDS encoding DUF2723 domain-containing protein, translated to MRKKDDLPIPFKTIDYIFGILVLFVCFGVYLHTLTPTVGFHDSGELITCAWTLGIAHPPGYPLYTLLGKVFITLIPIGNIAFRMNMQSALFASLCVMMTYFITLKLSTRAPEHQSTRIIPSIVASLILAFSLTFWEQAVIAEKYTLNAFFATLIIFILLKWQDSRLKTQDFQLLYLFCFVLGLSFTHHFQTIYLIPASIFFILAVLWKNRKNSKFKTQKSKLKTRPFSLPTLYSLLSTPSKMLLLFILPLTLWAYLPIRSSMHPPLNWGCPDNWQRFVEHLTGKSYQPYLGQLISSFKSRLLTHLGFFPHQFNVCLIFLGLLGLIFLIAKRLKLGVYLCLMAITNFFMAIRYDISNIEDYYIPSFLIFAILIGYCLFSVLCLLSSKFFPVLKIALCGFFLLFPILQCRAKYYSSDHFNYYIAYDHGRNMLEPLRKKALVFLEYKIDQPGFLFWYLQHIENLRKDVATIKLEFLPFQYYIKELKEKYPDVNLTVPTQIQIIENNLGNRPVYVRDYEKVSEIYKGYTLIPEGILWRLTKDTEFLVEEILKNKDFKIRKIKSRREKGMTFENICELQTILLYAHTLCTRGKYLSFFKRHNLAINETRKAVEILEKFGLRNLRNVKKEYKDYINTGIAFYIQALFHLSNAFYKQGDLDKAIFECRNGLMLDPTNIGGHGQLGVIYFEKGLNDKAIKEFERILELDPENSLARHNLQLIQESEKIFVDKNEK